The proteins below are encoded in one region of bacterium:
- the thrS gene encoding threonine--tRNA ligase codes for MGATGVLAAVLDGQIWDLHRPLEHGGDLRFVTFSDPEGKFVYWHSAAHLMAHAVKELWPESQLTIGPPIAEGFYYDIDSPHVFTQEDFPVIEAKMAEISKRNLPLKRKTMDKDEAIKFFESQGELYKVELIRDLTSGKTEGLPMEGDVEAAGGDHDPELTIYEQGNWADLCRGPHVDTTGRLKFFKILSVAGAYWRGDEHNKMLQRLYAVAYPTKEQLAEHLLRIEEAKRRDHRKLGKELDLFSFHNEAPGSVFWHPRGMVIWDEVSKYWKQKHREHGYEELRTPLVLNEELWRKSGHYDHYRENMYFTEVEEQMFALKPMNCPGHCLVFASHQVSYRDLPWKLCEMGMVHRYEKSGVLHGLFRVRVFTQDDAHIYVTPEQIEVEAAKVVELIFEMYRDFGFKDFHIELSTRPASRVGSDEVWDLAEDALDKALKRLGVSYKLNPGDGAFYGPKIDFHIKDAIGRTWQCGTVQCDFSMPRLFGLEYIGADGGKHNPVMIHRALLGSMERFIGILIEHYAGDLPLWLSPEHIRVLPITEDQMEFARQAVAELTAQGLRASLDPRNEKLGFKIRDAEVHKVPYMAVVGKREAETATLSLRRRKEGDLGAMSVADIAARLQQEVHDKVSH; via the coding sequence GTGGGAGCGACCGGTGTGCTCGCCGCCGTGCTGGATGGCCAGATCTGGGATTTGCACCGCCCGCTCGAGCACGGCGGCGATTTGCGTTTTGTGACCTTTAGCGACCCCGAAGGGAAGTTCGTCTATTGGCACTCGGCCGCGCATCTCATGGCTCATGCCGTGAAGGAACTGTGGCCGGAATCGCAACTCACCATCGGTCCGCCCATCGCCGAAGGCTTCTACTACGACATCGATTCGCCCCACGTCTTCACCCAGGAAGACTTTCCGGTTATCGAAGCGAAGATGGCGGAGATTTCCAAGCGGAATCTCCCGCTTAAGCGCAAGACGATGGACAAGGACGAGGCGATCAAGTTCTTCGAAAGTCAGGGAGAGCTTTACAAGGTTGAGTTGATCCGCGATCTGACGTCGGGCAAGACCGAAGGCCTGCCGATGGAAGGGGACGTGGAGGCCGCCGGGGGCGATCACGATCCGGAACTCACCATCTACGAGCAGGGCAACTGGGCCGACCTTTGCCGCGGACCGCACGTCGACACCACCGGTCGTCTCAAGTTTTTCAAAATTCTCTCCGTGGCCGGCGCCTACTGGCGCGGCGACGAGCACAACAAGATGCTGCAGCGGCTGTATGCGGTGGCCTATCCCACCAAAGAACAGCTCGCCGAGCATTTGCTGCGCATAGAAGAGGCCAAGCGCCGCGATCATCGCAAGCTGGGCAAGGAACTCGATCTGTTCAGCTTCCACAATGAAGCTCCGGGGTCGGTGTTCTGGCACCCGCGCGGCATGGTCATATGGGATGAAGTTTCCAAGTACTGGAAGCAGAAGCATCGCGAACACGGCTATGAGGAACTGCGGACTCCGCTGGTCCTGAACGAAGAGCTGTGGCGTAAGTCCGGACACTACGACCATTACCGTGAGAACATGTACTTCACGGAAGTGGAAGAGCAGATGTTCGCGCTGAAGCCGATGAACTGCCCCGGCCATTGCCTCGTGTTCGCCAGCCATCAGGTCTCGTATCGCGACCTGCCGTGGAAACTGTGCGAGATGGGCATGGTACACCGCTATGAAAAGAGCGGCGTGCTGCACGGACTGTTCCGCGTGCGCGTGTTCACCCAGGACGATGCTCACATCTATGTGACTCCCGAGCAGATCGAGGTGGAAGCGGCCAAGGTTGTGGAACTGATCTTCGAGATGTACCGCGACTTCGGCTTCAAGGATTTCCATATCGAACTGTCCACCCGTCCCGCGTCACGCGTGGGATCGGACGAGGTGTGGGATCTGGCGGAAGACGCTTTGGACAAGGCGTTGAAGCGTCTCGGAGTCTCTTACAAGCTGAATCCGGGCGACGGCGCGTTTTACGGGCCGAAAATCGATTTTCACATCAAGGACGCCATCGGGCGGACATGGCAGTGCGGCACGGTGCAGTGCGACTTCTCCATGCCGCGGCTCTTTGGTCTGGAGTATATCGGAGCCGATGGGGGCAAGCACAATCCGGTGATGATTCACCGCGCACTGCTGGGCTCGATGGAACGATTCATCGGCATCCTTATTGAACACTATGCAGGCGACCTGCCGCTTTGGCTGTCTCCCGAGCACATTCGTGTGCTGCCGATTACGGAAGACCAGATGGAGTTCGCGCGCCAAGCCGTTGCTGAATTGACCGCGCAGGGGCTGCGCGCGTCGCTGGATCCGCGCAATGAGAAGCTGGGCTTCAAGATCCGCGACGCCGAAGTGCACAAGGTTCCTTACATGGCCGTGGTAGGCAAGCGTGAGGCGGAGACCGCCACGCTGTCGCTGCGCCGCCGCAAGGAAGGCGACCTTGGAGCGATGTCCGTAGCGGATATCGCCGCCCGGCTGCAGCAGGAAGTTCACGACAAAGTTTCGCATTAA
- the rplT gene encoding 50S ribosomal protein L20: MPRATNGPADRARRNKVFKAAKGYRGRRRTLIKAATETVEKGLARAFKDRHRKKRDYRSLWIVRINAAARLCGLSYSRFMAGLKAQGIELDRKQLAELAVNDPAGFETLARKIAA, encoded by the coding sequence ATGCCACGCGCAACAAACGGCCCGGCGGACAGGGCGCGCCGGAACAAAGTTTTCAAAGCGGCCAAGGGATACCGGGGTCGTCGCCGTACGCTGATCAAGGCGGCCACGGAGACGGTGGAAAAGGGTCTTGCCCGCGCCTTTAAGGATCGCCATCGCAAGAAGCGGGACTACCGCAGCCTGTGGATCGTCCGTATCAACGCGGCGGCGCGGCTGTGTGGCCTCAGCTACTCCCGATTTATGGCGGGCTTGAAGGCGCAGGGGATCGAACTTGACCGGAAGCAGTTGGCCGAACTGGCGGTGAACGACCCGGCGGGATTTGAAACGTTGGCCCGCAAGATCGCCGCTTGA
- a CDS encoding TIGR00282 family metallophosphoesterase encodes MSQSKPRGALRILFAGDVFGKPGVDALRRLLPGFLRSEEVDFCLVNGENAEQGKGIVPQQIREIFDAGADVITGGNHSLYREKAHEAFDREPRLLRPYNFPQGSPGRGAGIFDASGGKRIAVVNLHGRAMLPPSDDPFRLGKAIIEELRAETPLVIVDFHAEASAEKLAFARYVDGLATAVLGTHTHVQTADEQILEGGTAFITDVGLTGPHSGVIGMKTEHALNRFLYPMSAQRAGVAEGDLRVNGVIVDADPQTGKALAIQRFQRKVTL; translated from the coding sequence GTGTCGCAAAGTAAACCGCGGGGTGCGTTGCGCATCCTGTTTGCGGGAGATGTATTTGGCAAGCCCGGAGTGGACGCGTTACGGCGTCTACTGCCCGGGTTTTTGCGTTCCGAAGAGGTGGACTTCTGCCTGGTGAACGGGGAGAATGCGGAGCAGGGGAAGGGCATTGTGCCGCAGCAGATCCGCGAAATCTTCGATGCCGGAGCCGATGTGATCACCGGCGGCAATCACAGCCTGTACAGGGAAAAGGCTCACGAGGCCTTCGACCGCGAACCGCGACTCTTGCGGCCATACAATTTTCCGCAGGGTAGCCCGGGGCGCGGCGCGGGAATTTTCGACGCGTCGGGCGGCAAACGGATTGCGGTGGTGAATCTGCATGGGCGGGCGATGCTGCCGCCAAGTGATGATCCTTTCCGGCTGGGCAAGGCGATTATTGAAGAACTGCGGGCGGAAACGCCGCTGGTGATTGTCGATTTCCACGCGGAGGCCTCGGCGGAAAAGCTGGCCTTTGCGCGCTACGTGGATGGACTGGCGACGGCGGTGCTCGGCACACATACGCATGTGCAGACAGCCGACGAACAGATCCTCGAAGGCGGCACGGCTTTTATTACGGACGTGGGACTGACCGGGCCGCATTCGGGCGTGATCGGCATGAAAACCGAACATGCTTTGAACCGGTTTCTCTATCCGATGAGTGCGCAGCGGGCAGGTGTGGCGGAAGGGGACTTGCGGGTGAATGGAGTCATCGTCGATGCGGATCCGCAGACGGGAAAGGCGCTGGCTATTCAGCGGTTTCAGCGAAAGGTGACCTTGTGA
- the infC gene encoding translation initiation factor IF-3 codes for MRLNERIREAQVRVIGSDGSQLGIMPSDQALSLARQETLDLVEIAPTATPPVVKIMDYGKYKYELAKKERVARKKQQATVLKGIRLSPATDEHDLATKVKMARKFIEEGAKVKASIVFRGRMITHQEFGTRMLDKMASELSDIAKLEMPPKMEGPRMMTMILIKK; via the coding sequence GTGCGCCTGAATGAGCGAATTCGCGAGGCGCAAGTTCGTGTAATCGGAAGTGACGGATCGCAGTTAGGTATCATGCCGTCCGACCAGGCTCTGAGCCTGGCAAGGCAGGAAACTCTTGACCTGGTGGAAATCGCCCCGACGGCGACACCGCCGGTAGTCAAGATCATGGACTACGGCAAATACAAGTACGAACTGGCGAAGAAGGAACGCGTCGCACGCAAGAAACAGCAGGCGACGGTCTTGAAGGGCATTCGGTTATCGCCCGCCACCGATGAACACGACTTGGCGACGAAGGTCAAGATGGCCCGGAAGTTCATCGAGGAGGGAGCGAAGGTGAAAGCCTCGATTGTGTTCCGCGGCCGCATGATTACTCATCAGGAGTTTGGGACCCGGATGCTGGATAAGATGGCCAGTGAGCTGTCGGACATCGCCAAGCTGGAGATGCCGCCGAAGATGGAAGGCCCGCGGATGATGACGATGATCTTGATTAAGAAGTAA
- the rpmI gene encoding 50S ribosomal protein L35, with amino-acid sequence MPKMKTRRSAAKRFRKTGTGLLVSHSAFRRHMLECKSRNRKRQLMGNNIVESANVKQVARMLATGAKSPGK; translated from the coding sequence ATGCCGAAGATGAAGACCCGGCGTTCGGCCGCCAAAAGATTCCGCAAGACGGGCACGGGCCTGCTGGTCAGCCACAGCGCCTTCCGCCGTCACATGCTGGAATGCAAGAGCCGCAACCGCAAGCGTCAGTTGATGGGCAATAATATCGTCGAGTCCGCCAACGTGAAGCAGGTCGCGCGGATGCTGGCGACAGGGGCAAAGTCGCCGGGCAAGTGA
- a CDS encoding T9SS type A sorting domain-containing protein: MLHRLRWVFACLAAVLIAMPALAAIDSVVVQNFSFTPANLTINEGDTVVWHNISGFHNVHHLGGLFGNTAASAPWFYQFVFSGVGDSTFHYECQIHPTLMQGTITVQGTSDAPPPRQAANASEFRLAQNYPNPFNSQTNIEFTVPTDANIRLTVMDVLGQTVRQVFTGRVSAGQHTVPFNADGLTSGIYFYRLEAPGAMIVRTMHFIK, translated from the coding sequence ATGTTGCATCGTTTACGATGGGTTTTTGCGTGCCTGGCTGCGGTACTGATTGCGATGCCTGCGTTGGCTGCGATTGACTCGGTCGTCGTGCAAAATTTCAGCTTTACGCCGGCGAATCTCACGATCAACGAGGGGGATACCGTTGTCTGGCACAACATCAGCGGTTTTCATAATGTGCATCACCTCGGGGGACTTTTCGGAAACACAGCCGCTTCAGCGCCCTGGTTCTATCAATTCGTTTTCAGCGGTGTAGGCGACAGCACTTTCCATTATGAGTGCCAGATTCACCCGACGCTGATGCAGGGTACCATAACCGTACAGGGGACGTCGGATGCGCCGCCGCCAAGGCAAGCGGCGAACGCTTCCGAATTCAGGCTGGCGCAGAACTATCCGAATCCGTTTAACAGCCAGACCAATATTGAATTCACGGTACCGACAGATGCCAATATCCGGCTCACAGTGATGGATGTATTGGGGCAAACGGTTCGGCAGGTGTTCACAGGGCGGGTATCCGCGGGTCAGCATACCGTGCCCTTTAATGCAGACGGGTTGACGTCAGGGATTTACTTCTATCGGCTGGAAGCGCCGGGAGCCATGATCGTGCGCACGATGCATTTCATCAAATAG
- the rny gene encoding ribonuclease Y produces MDKHLILYLAIELGTALAFFAIGWIVGRRLIKAKLSASRQEADRIIADAQKEAETLYKEKMLELKDEQLKLRSTLENDVRQKQDDLVRTERSLRDREQHVKVRAEELDKKTKEADRLLQSNVAKEKALQTKQSRIDSLESEAQNALERVAGLTKEQALEELKESLVEKAREVTADMIKELRDRARLTANKEAKEVVISAIQRSAADHAVESTVSVVPIPNDEIKGRIIGREGRNIRAFEQATGVDIIVDDTPEAVIISAFDPLRREIARLALERLMSDGRIHPGRIEELVKKCEKEMMEQLVVIGESASHEAGVAGLHPEIIKLLGRLKYRTSYGQNILQHSIEVAHLTGLMCAQLGLDAKLGRRAGLLHDLGKSIDRFTEGTHVQIGVELAKKYREPKVVINTIAAHHGDEEFTSPIAVLAQAADAISGARPGARRETLEIYIQRLHKLEEITSGFRGVQRSFAIQAGREVRVLVEPEKITDAMAEVMAMEIAKKIETELEYPGQIKVTVLREFRATGVAK; encoded by the coding sequence ATGGATAAGCATTTAATACTCTACCTGGCCATAGAACTCGGCACCGCGCTGGCCTTCTTTGCCATTGGTTGGATCGTCGGCCGGCGACTGATCAAGGCCAAGTTATCCGCGTCGCGTCAGGAAGCGGATCGCATCATTGCTGATGCGCAGAAGGAAGCTGAGACTCTCTATAAAGAGAAGATGCTGGAGCTGAAGGACGAGCAACTCAAGCTGCGCAGCACCCTCGAGAATGATGTCCGGCAGAAACAGGACGATCTGGTCCGCACGGAACGCTCGCTGCGTGACCGCGAACAGCACGTCAAGGTTCGCGCCGAAGAGTTGGACAAGAAGACCAAGGAAGCCGACCGGCTGCTGCAGTCGAATGTGGCCAAGGAAAAGGCCCTGCAGACCAAACAGTCGCGGATTGACTCGCTCGAATCCGAAGCGCAGAACGCGCTGGAGCGCGTCGCCGGTCTGACCAAGGAGCAGGCGCTCGAGGAACTCAAGGAATCCCTGGTCGAGAAGGCCCGTGAAGTCACGGCGGATATGATCAAGGAACTCCGCGACCGGGCGCGCCTGACGGCCAATAAGGAAGCTAAAGAGGTGGTGATTTCCGCGATTCAGCGGAGCGCCGCCGACCATGCCGTGGAGAGCACGGTTTCTGTCGTGCCGATTCCCAACGACGAAATCAAGGGGCGGATCATCGGCCGGGAAGGCCGGAACATCCGAGCCTTTGAACAGGCGACCGGCGTGGACATCATTGTGGACGACACCCCCGAAGCCGTGATCATCTCGGCCTTCGACCCGCTGCGCCGGGAGATCGCGCGTTTGGCGCTCGAACGGTTGATGTCCGATGGCCGGATCCATCCGGGCCGCATCGAAGAGTTGGTGAAGAAGTGCGAGAAGGAGATGATGGAGCAGCTCGTGGTGATCGGCGAAAGCGCGTCCCACGAAGCCGGAGTGGCCGGACTGCATCCCGAAATCATCAAACTGCTCGGACGGCTCAAGTACCGCACCAGCTACGGTCAGAACATTTTGCAGCATTCGATTGAAGTGGCGCACTTGACCGGTTTGATGTGCGCACAGTTGGGTCTCGATGCTAAGTTAGGCCGCCGGGCAGGCCTGCTGCATGACTTGGGCAAATCCATTGACCGCTTCACCGAGGGTACACATGTGCAAATCGGTGTGGAGTTGGCCAAGAAGTACCGCGAACCCAAGGTGGTGATCAACACCATTGCGGCGCACCACGGAGACGAAGAGTTTACGTCGCCCATCGCGGTCCTCGCGCAGGCGGCGGATGCCATCTCCGGAGCGCGTCCCGGTGCGCGGCGCGAGACACTGGAAATTTACATCCAGCGGCTGCACAAGCTCGAAGAAATCACCAGCGGCTTCCGGGGCGTGCAGCGTTCCTTCGCCATTCAGGCGGGACGTGAAGTTCGCGTGCTGGTGGAACCGGAGAAAATTACCGACGCTATGGCGGAAGTTATGGCGATGGAGATCGCGAAGAAGATCGAGACGGAACTGGAATATCCCGGACAGATTAAGGTAACGGTTCTGCGTGAATTCAGAGCGACCGGTGTCGCAAAGTAA
- the pheS gene encoding phenylalanine--tRNA ligase subunit alpha: protein MHEHIETVRNSAQAEISSASTLADAESLKIKYLGRKGKVADLFKLVPTVEPAERPRMGQALNELRADLEAKIEALVAGFTPKKRGPVVDITMPGRKPFVGTYHPLTIVMREITDIFRGMGFKVADGPEIELTKYNFDMLNTPQWHPSRDETDTIYLANGFVVRTETSPVQVRTMESQQPPIRIISPGRVYRRDRPDATHSPMFHQCEGLYVDEGVTMADLKGTLLEFYRKLFGETTKIRLRPHFFPFTEPSAEVDVSCFFCKGNGCRVCKQTGWLEMGGSGMVDPNVLAGVGYDTEKYTGYAFGLGIDRIAMLRFGIDNIRLLFDNDVRFLRQFVGMV, encoded by the coding sequence ATGCACGAGCACATTGAAACGGTTCGTAATTCGGCCCAGGCGGAGATTTCCTCCGCGAGCACGCTGGCCGATGCCGAATCCCTCAAGATCAAATATCTGGGCCGCAAGGGCAAGGTGGCGGATCTGTTCAAGCTGGTCCCCACGGTGGAGCCGGCGGAACGTCCACGGATGGGGCAGGCGCTGAATGAACTGCGCGCGGACCTTGAAGCGAAGATCGAGGCGCTGGTCGCAGGATTCACGCCCAAGAAGCGCGGCCCCGTGGTGGACATCACCATGCCCGGGCGCAAGCCGTTTGTAGGGACATATCATCCGCTGACCATCGTCATGCGGGAGATCACGGATATTTTCCGCGGCATGGGCTTCAAGGTGGCGGATGGCCCGGAGATCGAACTGACGAAATACAATTTCGACATGCTGAATACTCCGCAATGGCATCCGTCGCGCGACGAGACCGATACGATTTATCTGGCCAATGGCTTTGTGGTGCGGACTGAAACGTCGCCGGTGCAGGTGCGCACCATGGAGTCGCAGCAGCCGCCGATCCGGATTATTTCGCCGGGCAGAGTCTATCGCCGCGACAGACCCGACGCCACGCATTCGCCGATGTTCCATCAGTGCGAGGGACTGTATGTGGATGAAGGTGTGACGATGGCGGACCTGAAAGGAACACTGCTGGAGTTCTACCGCAAGCTGTTCGGCGAGACGACGAAGATCCGGCTGCGGCCGCATTTCTTTCCGTTTACGGAGCCGTCGGCGGAGGTGGACGTCAGTTGCTTCTTCTGCAAGGGCAATGGCTGCCGTGTGTGCAAGCAGACCGGCTGGCTGGAAATGGGTGGCAGCGGTATGGTGGACCCGAACGTACTGGCGGGCGTAGGCTATGACACCGAAAAATACACCGGCTATGCCTTCGGCCTGGGCATCGACCGCATCGCCATGCTGCGCTTCGGCATCGACAATATCCGCTTGCTGTTCGACAACGACGTGCGGTTCCTGCGGCAGTTTGTGGGAATGGTGTAA
- the pheT gene encoding phenylalanine--tRNA ligase subunit beta, with translation MIISYRWLKEMIDLPVSSEELVEVLTFLGLEVEKVTHYRASLDKVVIGEVVECAHIEGTEHLTATRTNVGGEVLSIVCGAPNVRVGLKVPVMLAGSVTAEGMTIKKAKLRGVESHGMLASERELGLADEHAGIIEGDGDWVVGNPAAQYLDLSDTTYDVEVTPNRPDFLSHVGVARDLGAKFRIPWRWPEYSLTEAADEAAEVSVEIHAPEACPRYAARLVKGVKIAPSPFATRLRLIRCGTRPISNIVDATNLLMLEFGHPLHAFDLRFVDGKKIVVRYAGAGEKFTTLDGKEYALDSRDLLIADAKKGIALAGIMGGLNSEIRDDTQDVLIECAYFDPVHVRRTAHANGMSTESSRRFERGTDPNGVPRVIDAAASVMQKLGEGKVLRGRVDNYSAKVQPKQIPFRPTRAVALVGLDLASPEMEDTLRRLGCNVRSSDGIWQVEAPTYRPDLEREVDLIEEVIRVHGYDDIPSAITSRVVLGGSDNPLFKLRAKTVDVMVSLGFQETLSLSMYTPDERRDPPDMPRGVELKNPVTDDMLLLQGSLLPQLLRSAAANWQRGDRTLRLFEVGRVFEEGSREDPRTWERQTLCAVMTGQSYPQSWAHAVKPFDFYDLKGVFEVLCAKISLDNVEIICYDVESGEVLSGELRSDGDRVGKWGLWPATLMTKRDIDADVGWFELDLGAVEAHRRRGISYAALPKFPTSWRDLAVVVDETVTAAELVKTIRERGGEFLDKALPFDIFRGEKLGLGKKSIAFRLEFSNPERSLESPEVDEWMSNIVEGLKAAHGANLR, from the coding sequence ATGATAATCTCCTATCGCTGGCTGAAAGAAATGATTGACCTGCCGGTTTCTTCTGAGGAACTGGTGGAGGTCTTGACGTTTTTGGGACTGGAAGTCGAGAAGGTGACGCACTACAGGGCCTCGCTGGACAAGGTGGTGATCGGCGAGGTGGTGGAATGTGCGCACATCGAAGGCACGGAGCATTTGACGGCCACACGGACCAACGTGGGCGGCGAGGTGTTGTCGATTGTCTGCGGCGCGCCGAATGTGCGCGTGGGACTGAAGGTGCCGGTAATGCTGGCGGGGTCGGTGACCGCTGAAGGCATGACCATCAAGAAGGCCAAGCTGCGCGGCGTGGAATCCCACGGGATGCTGGCCTCGGAGCGGGAACTGGGACTGGCCGACGAGCATGCAGGAATTATCGAGGGCGACGGCGACTGGGTGGTGGGAAACCCGGCGGCGCAGTACCTTGACCTCAGCGATACAACCTATGATGTGGAAGTCACGCCGAACCGTCCGGATTTCCTCTCCCATGTGGGTGTGGCGCGGGATCTGGGAGCGAAGTTCCGTATTCCGTGGCGCTGGCCGGAGTATTCTCTGACCGAAGCAGCGGATGAGGCGGCGGAGGTATCGGTGGAGATTCACGCGCCGGAGGCTTGCCCGCGTTATGCAGCGCGGCTGGTGAAGGGCGTAAAGATTGCGCCGTCCCCGTTTGCCACGCGGCTGAGGCTGATCCGCTGCGGAACGCGGCCCATCTCGAACATCGTGGACGCGACCAATTTGCTGATGCTGGAGTTCGGACATCCGCTGCATGCTTTTGATCTTCGATTTGTGGACGGCAAGAAGATCGTGGTGCGGTATGCGGGAGCGGGGGAGAAGTTTACCACCCTCGACGGCAAAGAGTACGCACTGGACTCACGCGATCTGCTGATTGCGGATGCGAAGAAGGGAATTGCTTTGGCGGGGATCATGGGCGGACTCAACAGTGAGATCCGCGACGATACGCAGGATGTGCTGATTGAATGCGCATATTTCGATCCGGTTCACGTGCGACGCACCGCTCATGCGAACGGCATGAGTACCGAATCCTCCCGCCGCTTCGAGAGAGGCACGGATCCCAACGGTGTGCCGCGGGTGATTGATGCGGCGGCATCTGTGATGCAGAAGCTTGGTGAAGGAAAGGTCCTCAGGGGCCGTGTAGACAACTATTCGGCGAAGGTCCAGCCCAAGCAGATCCCGTTCCGTCCGACGCGCGCCGTGGCGCTGGTTGGCCTCGACCTCGCCTCTCCGGAGATGGAGGATACTCTTCGGCGTTTGGGCTGCAACGTGCGCTCGAGCGACGGAATCTGGCAGGTGGAGGCCCCGACCTACCGCCCGGATTTGGAGCGCGAGGTGGATCTGATCGAGGAGGTGATCCGTGTCCACGGATACGATGATATTCCGTCGGCGATCACCAGCCGCGTGGTGCTTGGAGGGAGCGACAATCCGCTGTTCAAGCTCCGCGCCAAGACGGTAGATGTAATGGTTTCGCTCGGATTTCAGGAGACACTTTCGCTTTCGATGTACACCCCAGACGAGCGCCGGGATCCACCGGATATGCCGCGGGGTGTTGAACTAAAGAACCCAGTAACCGACGATATGCTTCTGCTGCAAGGGTCTTTGCTGCCGCAGCTTCTGCGGTCAGCGGCAGCAAACTGGCAGCGTGGTGACCGCACCTTGCGGTTGTTTGAAGTGGGACGGGTTTTTGAAGAGGGATCTCGAGAAGATCCACGGACTTGGGAGCGTCAAACGCTATGTGCTGTCATGACCGGACAAAGCTATCCACAAAGCTGGGCACATGCGGTCAAACCATTTGATTTCTATGACTTGAAAGGTGTTTTCGAAGTTCTTTGTGCCAAGATTTCGCTTGACAATGTCGAGATTATTTGCTATGATGTTGAAAGCGGTGAAGTTCTGAGCGGAGAACTGCGTTCTGACGGGGATCGGGTCGGCAAGTGGGGCCTGTGGCCGGCGACCTTGATGACCAAACGGGACATTGATGCGGACGTGGGCTGGTTCGAACTCGACCTTGGTGCGGTTGAGGCGCACCGGCGGCGCGGCATCAGCTACGCGGCGCTGCCCAAGTTTCCTACTTCCTGGCGTGATCTGGCCGTGGTGGTGGATGAAACGGTGACGGCGGCAGAACTGGTGAAGACCATCCGCGAACGTGGCGGCGAATTCCTGGACAAAGCGCTGCCTTTCGATATTTTCCGCGGGGAGAAACTGGGACTGGGCAAGAAATCTATCGCCTTCCGCCTGGAGTTTTCGAATCCTGAACGAAGCCTCGAGTCGCCGGAAGTGGATGAATGGATGAGCAACATTGTGGAGGGCCTGAAGGCCGCGCACGGCGCGAACCTTCGATAG
- a CDS encoding GNAT family N-acetyltransferase, producing the protein MLPPIREFSISSVPMRDFAGLPGFTLRELAPADITNFIELGLPTCAFMHGRPDTPPDKMKRDFAGFVRDYAFDGESEVYIVEAPDRTLAAQLWLHTTRNRFNRLDELWIWDITVREDQQRKGIGRKLMEFARFRAETKSCAELWLLVSSKNNRAIGLYESAGLSVAGLLMSAGMNRDHASNRSPVALSSAILQPLKPENVQDLYDLWTAAGLPFRPEGRDRTDRLTLHLSQPMLGGWGIFDGKTLIAAALVSFDRRKGYIERMATRPEHRRAGMAKALVMACRQTLQEAGALVISALIESENSASRQLFESCGFVNEPTLCYYSYRENKNC; encoded by the coding sequence GTGCTTCCCCCGATCCGTGAATTCTCTATCAGCAGTGTCCCCATGCGGGATTTCGCAGGCCTTCCCGGCTTTACCCTCCGGGAGCTGGCTCCGGCCGACATCACCAACTTCATAGAATTGGGCCTCCCCACTTGCGCCTTTATGCACGGCAGGCCAGATACGCCGCCCGACAAGATGAAGCGCGATTTTGCCGGCTTCGTTCGCGACTATGCTTTTGACGGCGAAAGCGAAGTCTACATCGTCGAAGCTCCCGACCGCACACTCGCCGCTCAGTTGTGGCTGCACACCACCCGCAACCGCTTCAATCGGCTTGATGAACTCTGGATATGGGATATTACGGTGCGCGAGGACCAGCAGCGAAAGGGAATTGGTCGAAAACTGATGGAATTTGCGCGATTCCGGGCAGAAACTAAAAGCTGCGCGGAACTATGGCTTTTGGTATCCAGTAAAAACAATAGAGCGATTGGGCTGTATGAGTCCGCAGGCTTGAGTGTGGCTGGCCTGTTGATGTCGGCTGGCATGAACCGTGACCATGCATCTAACCGCTCGCCTGTGGCACTCAGTAGCGCAATCCTGCAACCGCTGAAACCAGAGAACGTTCAAGATCTTTATGATCTCTGGACCGCCGCCGGTTTGCCTTTCCGTCCCGAGGGCCGTGACCGCACCGACCGCCTCACTCTGCATCTTAGTCAACCGATGCTCGGTGGCTGGGGCATATTCGACGGCAAGACCCTGATCGCAGCGGCGCTCGTGAGCTTTGACCGTCGCAAAGGTTATATCGAACGCATGGCGACTCGTCCAGAACACCGCCGGGCCGGCATGGCCAAAGCCTTGGTCATGGCCTGCCGCCAGACATTGCAGGAGGCGGGCGCACTCGTCATATCGGCCTTGATTGAATCGGAAAATTCGGCCAGCAGGCAACTCTTCGAGTCCTGCGGCTTCGTCAATGAGCCGACGTTGTGCTATTATTCGTATCGTGAAAACAAGAACTGTTAG
- a CDS encoding cell division protein ZapA gives MTADDKDLRPTGDRANIVKVTILGQEYPVRAEADAVYVREIAAHLDARMRNLQQTDPNRPALKIAILTALNLIDELFALKKEKQELTDRFERKVKEFTEHLNRGLLE, from the coding sequence ATGACCGCCGACGACAAGGACCTGCGACCCACTGGGGACCGGGCGAACATCGTAAAAGTGACCATCCTTGGGCAGGAATATCCTGTACGGGCCGAGGCCGACGCTGTCTACGTTCGTGAGATTGCCGCTCATCTGGATGCCCGGATGCGGAATCTGCAACAGACAGACCCGAATCGGCCTGCGTTGAAAATCGCGATTCTGACGGCACTGAATTTGATTGACGAACTGTTTGCGCTCAAGAAGGAGAAACAGGAACTTACGGACCGTTTTGAGCGTAAAGTCAAAGAGTTCACGGAACACCTGAATCGAGGGCTTCTGGAGTGA